A single region of the Mycobacterium lentiflavum genome encodes:
- the yhjD gene encoding inner membrane protein YhjD → MDEPAKPGILDRLRARFGWLDHVLRAYKHFDQRNGGFLAAGLTYYTIFALFPLLMVSFAVVGFMLARDPTLLASIDGHIRDAVSGALGQQLVDLMNSAINARASVGVIGLATAAWAGLGWMSHTRAAVTEMWWDEPIQSPGFLRDKLSDLVAMVWTFVVILATVALTALGHAAPMRAVLKWLGVPNFSIFGEIFQGLSILVSLLVSWMLFTWMIGRLPRHKVSLPDSARAGLLAAIGFELFKLVASIYLSVVLRSPAGATFGPVLGLMVFSYITGYLVLFATAWAATRSSDPRSKYAPPPAPAIIAPRVLLDEGISIRQTLTAIALGAVGALTFSRLTRWLR, encoded by the coding sequence ATGGACGAGCCGGCCAAGCCTGGAATCCTTGACCGGTTGCGGGCCCGATTCGGATGGCTCGACCATGTGCTGCGCGCCTACAAACATTTCGACCAGCGCAACGGCGGCTTCTTGGCGGCCGGGCTCACCTACTACACGATCTTCGCGCTATTCCCTTTGCTGATGGTCAGTTTCGCGGTCGTCGGTTTCATGCTGGCCCGAGATCCAACGCTGCTCGCCAGCATCGATGGACACATCCGCGACGCGGTCTCGGGCGCACTCGGACAGCAGCTGGTGGACTTGATGAATTCGGCGATCAACGCGCGCGCATCGGTCGGTGTGATCGGTTTGGCCACCGCCGCGTGGGCCGGTCTGGGCTGGATGTCGCACACGCGCGCGGCCGTGACCGAGATGTGGTGGGACGAACCGATCCAGTCGCCGGGCTTTCTGCGCGACAAGCTGTCCGATCTGGTCGCGATGGTGTGGACGTTCGTGGTCATCCTCGCGACCGTAGCGCTCACCGCACTAGGGCACGCGGCGCCGATGCGAGCGGTATTGAAATGGCTTGGCGTACCAAATTTCTCGATATTCGGCGAGATCTTCCAGGGCCTCTCGATACTGGTGTCGCTGCTGGTGTCGTGGATGCTGTTCACCTGGATGATCGGCCGGCTGCCGCGACACAAGGTCAGCTTGCCCGACTCGGCGCGCGCCGGCCTACTCGCGGCGATTGGCTTCGAGCTGTTCAAACTGGTGGCCTCGATCTACTTGAGCGTCGTGCTACGCAGCCCGGCGGGTGCGACGTTCGGGCCGGTGCTCGGCTTGATGGTGTTCTCCTACATCACCGGGTATCTCGTGCTCTTCGCCACGGCCTGGGCGGCCACTCGCTCGAGCGACCCGCGCAGCAAGTACGCTCCGCCGCCGGCGCCCGCGATCATCGCCCCGCGTGTCCTGCTCGACGAGGGGATCAGCATCCGGCAGACGCTGACCGCGATAGCGTTGGGAGCCGTTGGTGCGCTCACCTTTTCCCGGCTGACTCGCTGGCTGCGTTAA
- the nagA gene encoding N-acetylglucosamine-6-phosphate deacetylase, whose translation MPLIGAGAVILDGQVCRPGWLQIAGAQILSCGAGAPPGQPDRVLPDCLVVPGFIDMHVHGGGGASYLDAEHVAQAAQFHQRHGTTTTLASLVSTSPDKLIAAVRALAEATRSGVVAGIHLEGPWLSTARCGAHDPAQLRDPESAEIDDVLAAGAGTIRMVTLAPERSGSSEAIRRFVDAGVVVAVGHTDATYERTRQAIALGATVGTHLFNAMPPLHHRAPGPALALLEHPDVIVELIPDGVHVHPAAVHAVVRAAGPDRVAVITDAIAAAGCDDGAYQLGAVRIDVESGVARVHATSTIAGSTATMDRLFRTVSRLGPDADAALVAAAQMTSATPARALGLERVGALQVGFDADLVALDRQLRVTAVMARGVWR comes from the coding sequence GTGCCCCTGATCGGCGCGGGCGCCGTCATCCTCGACGGCCAGGTCTGCCGGCCGGGATGGCTACAGATCGCCGGTGCCCAGATTCTGTCCTGCGGGGCCGGTGCGCCGCCCGGGCAGCCCGACCGGGTTTTGCCGGATTGTCTTGTGGTGCCTGGGTTTATCGACATGCACGTGCACGGCGGTGGCGGGGCCTCTTACCTCGACGCCGAGCATGTCGCCCAAGCCGCGCAGTTCCACCAGCGCCACGGCACCACCACGACACTGGCCAGCCTGGTCAGCACCTCGCCCGACAAGCTGATCGCGGCGGTGCGTGCGCTGGCCGAGGCCACCCGATCCGGCGTCGTCGCGGGCATCCACTTGGAGGGGCCGTGGCTGTCGACGGCACGATGCGGAGCCCACGATCCGGCCCAGCTGCGCGATCCCGAGTCCGCCGAGATCGACGACGTCCTGGCCGCCGGTGCGGGCACCATCCGGATGGTCACGCTGGCACCAGAGCGGTCCGGAAGCAGCGAGGCGATTCGGCGCTTCGTGGACGCGGGTGTTGTTGTCGCCGTGGGGCATACCGATGCCACGTATGAGCGCACCCGGCAGGCGATCGCCCTGGGCGCCACGGTCGGCACGCATCTGTTCAACGCGATGCCGCCACTGCACCACCGGGCGCCCGGGCCGGCACTCGCGCTGCTGGAACATCCCGATGTGATCGTCGAGCTGATCCCCGACGGCGTGCACGTACACCCTGCCGCGGTGCACGCGGTCGTCCGGGCGGCCGGGCCCGACCGGGTCGCCGTCATCACCGACGCCATCGCCGCCGCCGGATGTGACGACGGCGCTTACCAGCTCGGCGCGGTGCGCATCGACGTGGAGTCGGGCGTGGCCCGGGTGCACGCAACGTCGACGATCGCCGGCAGCACCGCGACGATGGACCGGCTGTTCCGCACGGTTTCGCGGCTCGGCCCGGACGCCGATGCCGCACTGGTCGCCGCGGCGCAGATGACCTCTGCCACACCGGCACGAGCGCTCGGGCTCGAGCGGGTGGGGGCGCTGCAGGTCGGCTTCGACGCCGATCTTGTGGCGCTGGATCGCCAACTGCGCGTCACGGCCGTCATGGCGCGGGGCGTCTGGCGTTAA
- a CDS encoding sugar porter family MFS transporter, whose protein sequence is MRGRRIGLTGASVGLIYGYDLSIIAGAQLFVTEDFALTTSQQELLTTMAVIGQIAGALGAGVLANAIGRKKSIVLILVAYATFALLGAFSTSFPMLLAARLLLGATVGVMVVVVPVFIAESAPAAVRGALLTTYQLAIVSGLIVGYLTGYFLASGHSWRWMLGLAAVPVIPLLPLVIRLPDTARWYLLKGRVEDARRALLLVEPSANADDELAEVGRALSEGNGGIAEMLRPPYLRATVFVIVLGFLLQITGINAIIYYSPRIFEAMGFTGNFALLGLPALVQVAGLAAVGAALTLVDRVGRRPILLSGIAMMVAADIVLTVVFARGFGGAALGFAGILLFIIGYTLGFGSLGWVYASESFPTRLRSIGSSTMLTSNLIANAIVAAVFLTMLHSLGGAGTFAAFGVLAVIAFGFVYKFAPETKGRQLEEIRRFWENGGRWDEPCP, encoded by the coding sequence TTGAGAGGTCGGCGCATTGGGCTCACCGGCGCCAGCGTCGGCCTCATCTACGGATACGACCTGTCCATCATCGCCGGCGCGCAACTGTTCGTCACCGAAGATTTCGCCCTCACCACATCCCAACAAGAACTGCTGACGACGATGGCGGTGATCGGGCAGATCGCCGGGGCGCTCGGAGCCGGCGTGCTCGCCAACGCGATCGGCCGCAAGAAATCGATCGTGCTGATCCTGGTCGCCTACGCAACGTTCGCACTGCTGGGTGCGTTTTCGACGTCGTTTCCGATGCTGCTGGCGGCACGGCTGCTGCTGGGCGCGACCGTCGGCGTCATGGTCGTGGTCGTCCCGGTGTTCATCGCGGAATCAGCTCCGGCAGCGGTGCGCGGCGCGTTGCTGACGACCTACCAACTGGCGATCGTCAGCGGCCTGATCGTCGGGTACCTCACCGGTTATTTCTTGGCCAGCGGCCACAGCTGGCGCTGGATGCTGGGACTGGCCGCGGTACCGGTGATCCCGTTGCTGCCGTTGGTGATTCGGCTGCCCGACACCGCCCGGTGGTACCTGCTCAAAGGGCGAGTCGAGGACGCCCGGCGCGCGCTGCTGCTCGTGGAGCCCAGCGCTAACGCCGACGACGAGCTTGCCGAGGTCGGCCGCGCGTTGAGCGAAGGGAACGGCGGCATCGCCGAGATGCTGCGACCGCCGTATCTACGGGCCACGGTGTTCGTCATCGTGCTCGGCTTCCTGCTCCAGATCACCGGCATCAACGCGATTATCTACTACAGCCCCCGAATATTCGAAGCCATGGGATTCACCGGCAATTTCGCTCTGCTGGGCCTGCCGGCACTGGTGCAGGTCGCCGGTTTGGCTGCGGTGGGCGCCGCGTTGACGCTCGTGGACCGCGTGGGCAGGCGACCAATCCTGTTGAGCGGCATCGCCATGATGGTCGCGGCGGACATCGTGCTGACGGTCGTGTTCGCCCGGGGCTTCGGCGGCGCGGCGCTCGGGTTTGCCGGCATTCTGCTGTTCATCATCGGCTACACGCTGGGTTTCGGCTCGCTGGGCTGGGTATACGCCAGCGAGAGTTTTCCCACCCGGTTGCGGTCGATCGGGTCGAGCACCATGCTGACCTCCAACCTGATCGCCAACGCGATCGTCGCGGCGGTTTTCCTGACCATGTTGCATTCCTTGGGCGGCGCAGGCACTTTCGCGGCATTCGGGGTGCTGGCCGTGATCGCGTTCGGGTTCGTCTACAAGTTCGCACCGGAGACCAAGGGGCGACAACTCGAGGAGATTCGGCGCTTCTGGGAGAACGGCGGCCGCTGGGACGAACCGTGCCCCTGA
- a CDS encoding PH domain-containing protein, with protein sequence MSEALYEDSGLRLDDDGITIRRYYFPLAGAKRIPYSEIRNIKTEEMTFASGGGRIWGATDPRYWFPLDIRRPRKKKLLILDIGARVHPCITPDDPDRVIELLRDRSPIT encoded by the coding sequence ATGAGTGAAGCCTTGTACGAGGATTCCGGCCTACGGCTCGACGACGACGGAATTACCATCCGGCGCTACTACTTTCCGTTGGCCGGGGCCAAGCGGATCCCCTACAGCGAGATCCGCAACATCAAGACCGAAGAGATGACCTTCGCATCCGGTGGAGGCAGGATCTGGGGAGCAACGGATCCGCGCTACTGGTTCCCGCTGGACATCCGCCGGCCGCGGAAAAAGAAGCTGCTGATTCTCGACATCGGCGCCCGGGTTCACCCGTGCATCACGCCCGACGACCCAGACCGTGTCATCGAGTTGCTGCGCGATCGGTCGCCGATCACTTGA
- a CDS encoding MFS transporter translates to MPVALVPAPEAQPRVFGRLLSQGTCYTAGMQLSNGTVILPLICAHQGLTWVAALLFPAFCFGDIVGNSVSPLVLQRVGRMRHRLLAVIAASVAALTLCDALIPWQGATTAVVFLLTCAIAGVLLGVAGVAYPDMVSSKLSGARRGELFLFQSAIGSVLATVVTLFVVPLLAHGNEMAYRRDLLWLGAVGLAGSAIAALFVGPVGSISATTRMSMRDTYREGFAVARSQPWFGRYLVACLLFGPVTLGTTFYALRTAHHSRSLHVLVILSSIGLVFGSPLWRKVYRFFGVRGMMLGSALLSVAAAALTLVAEVCGQWTHIWAYGTVFLLATVAAQAVFAAAISWLSVVAEESHRGTLIAFSSTLVAVETMALAAVLGNIAQNHSTVWPDVVVLVLAIGAALASLGAPPSETRRAVTAIRVPNVAPAPMLQAA, encoded by the coding sequence ATGCCCGTCGCACTGGTTCCCGCCCCCGAGGCACAGCCGCGCGTGTTCGGGCGGCTGCTTTCCCAGGGCACCTGCTACACCGCGGGTATGCAACTCAGCAATGGCACCGTGATCCTGCCGTTGATCTGCGCACACCAGGGTCTGACCTGGGTGGCAGCGCTGCTGTTTCCGGCCTTCTGCTTCGGCGACATCGTCGGAAACTCGGTGTCGCCACTGGTGCTGCAGCGAGTGGGCCGGATGCGGCACCGGCTGCTGGCCGTGATCGCGGCCAGCGTGGCCGCGCTGACCCTGTGCGACGCGCTGATTCCCTGGCAGGGCGCCACCACCGCGGTGGTCTTTCTGCTGACCTGCGCGATCGCGGGAGTTCTGCTCGGGGTCGCCGGCGTCGCCTACCCCGACATGGTCTCCAGCAAGCTGTCCGGTGCGCGGCGCGGCGAGCTGTTCCTGTTCCAGAGCGCGATCGGGTCGGTGCTGGCCACCGTCGTCACGCTGTTCGTCGTGCCGCTGCTGGCCCACGGCAACGAGATGGCCTATCGCCGCGATCTGTTGTGGTTGGGAGCGGTCGGGCTGGCCGGTTCGGCCATCGCGGCGCTCTTCGTCGGCCCGGTGGGGTCGATCTCCGCCACCACCCGGATGTCGATGCGGGACACCTACCGGGAGGGCTTCGCGGTCGCCCGGTCTCAGCCGTGGTTTGGCCGGTACCTGGTCGCTTGCCTGTTGTTCGGCCCGGTCACCCTGGGCACCACCTTCTACGCCCTGCGTACCGCCCACCACAGCCGCAGCCTGCATGTGCTGGTGATCCTGTCCAGCATCGGACTGGTTTTCGGGTCGCCGCTGTGGCGCAAGGTTTACCGCTTCTTCGGAGTGCGCGGCATGATGCTGGGCAGTGCGCTGCTCAGCGTCGCCGCCGCCGCCCTGACCCTGGTGGCCGAAGTCTGCGGCCAATGGACCCACATCTGGGCGTACGGCACGGTGTTCTTGCTGGCGACGGTGGCCGCGCAGGCTGTCTTCGCCGCGGCGATCTCGTGGCTCAGCGTGGTCGCCGAGGAGTCGCACCGCGGGACACTGATCGCGTTCAGCTCGACGCTGGTTGCCGTCGAAACCATGGCATTGGCAGCGGTGCTCGGGAACATCGCGCAGAATCACTCCACCGTTTGGCCCGATGTCGTGGTGCTGGTCCTGGCCATCGGCGCCGCGCTGGCTTCGCTGGGCGCTCCGCCGTCGGAAACACGGCGGGCGGTCACCGCGATCCGCGTCCCCAACGTGGCACCCGCGCCGATGCTGCAGGCCGCCTAA
- a CDS encoding RND family transporter, producing MSRAPKIIRRLAVPIVLLWLGLTAVLNIGIPQLEAVGKAHSVSMSPKGGASIQALKRVGQVFGESGTDNAATIVLESDKPLGDDAHRFYNELLRRLSADIQHVAHIQDFWSDPLTAGGSQSADDKAAYVVVYLAGKSETAAYNSVYAVRHIVDTTPAPRGLKAYVTGSMGLIADQSEAGDKSIARVTLITGVVIAAMLLFIYRSFITMILVVAMVGIELGAIRGVVSFLVYHGVFGLSTFAVNLLTLLAIAASTDYAIFLLGRYHEARYAGKDREAAYFAMFHGTAHVILGSGLTIAGAMYCLSFARLPYFKSLGPPCAVGMLVAVLAALTLGPAVLTVASFFKFFEPKRRMATRRWRRVGTAIVRWPGPVLAATCAVAFVGLLALPNYRTTYDLRRFVPANMPAVVGDAAAGRHFSQSWLNPDVLLIETDHDMRTPVDMLILDKVAKAIFHSPGISQVKSITRPLGTSLKHTSIPFIMSMQGVSQAENMQFMKDRLDDMVVQAEAMTVSIDTMKHMYQLMGEIVDNTVDMDHLTHDMSNTTDTIRDHLADLSDFLRPIGSYFYWEKHCFDIPACWAVRSIFETFDNIDQLSEKLESLVKDMDVLIRLLPEMRAQMLPMISTMTIMRDMLVVWHGTLVSFYKEQEMNSKDPGAMGRVFDAAQVDDSFYLPQSAFENPDFKRGLKMFLSPDGKAARFIIAMDGDPATPEGISRVEPIQLAAKEAIKGTPMQGAAISMGGTASTYRDIQQGAFYDLLIAGVAAISLILIIMMIVTRSVIAAAVIVGTVLVSLGSSFGLSVLLWQDILGIDLYWLVLAMSVILLLAVGSDYNLLLISRLKEEIGAGLNTGIIRAMAGTGGVVTAAGLVFAVTMSLFVFSDLRIIGQIGTTIGLGLLFDTLIVRSFMTPSIAALLGRWFWWPQQVRPRPASLMLRSSGPRRLVRALLLPPAEKSPEIVRP from the coding sequence ATGAGCCGGGCACCCAAGATAATCCGCCGTCTTGCAGTACCGATCGTTTTGTTGTGGCTGGGACTCACGGCCGTGCTCAATATCGGCATCCCGCAGCTGGAAGCGGTCGGCAAAGCGCACTCGGTTTCGATGAGCCCCAAGGGTGGCGCTTCGATTCAGGCGCTCAAGCGGGTGGGACAGGTATTCGGAGAGTCCGGTACCGATAACGCGGCCACGATTGTGCTGGAAAGCGACAAACCACTCGGCGACGACGCGCACCGTTTCTACAACGAGCTGTTGCGGCGGCTTTCGGCTGATATCCAGCACGTCGCGCACATCCAGGACTTCTGGAGTGACCCGCTGACGGCGGGCGGATCGCAAAGTGCCGACGACAAAGCCGCGTATGTGGTGGTCTATCTCGCCGGCAAGAGTGAAACTGCGGCATACAACTCGGTCTACGCCGTCCGCCATATCGTGGACACCACGCCGGCGCCGCGCGGGCTCAAGGCGTACGTAACCGGCTCGATGGGGCTGATCGCCGATCAGTCCGAGGCCGGCGACAAAAGCATCGCCAGGGTCACCCTGATCACCGGGGTGGTGATCGCGGCGATGCTGCTCTTCATCTACCGGTCCTTCATCACGATGATCCTCGTCGTGGCCATGGTCGGAATCGAGCTCGGGGCGATCCGCGGGGTCGTCAGTTTTCTGGTCTATCACGGCGTTTTCGGCCTTTCGACCTTCGCGGTCAACCTGCTCACGCTGCTGGCCATTGCCGCCAGCACTGATTACGCGATATTCCTGCTCGGCCGCTACCACGAAGCCCGCTACGCGGGTAAGGATCGAGAAGCCGCGTACTTCGCCATGTTTCACGGGACGGCCCATGTGATTCTGGGCTCCGGGTTGACCATCGCCGGCGCCATGTATTGCCTCAGCTTTGCCCGGCTGCCGTACTTCAAATCGCTCGGTCCGCCGTGTGCGGTCGGCATGTTGGTCGCGGTCCTCGCCGCGCTCACGCTCGGGCCGGCGGTGCTGACCGTCGCCAGCTTCTTCAAGTTCTTCGAACCCAAGCGCCGGATGGCCACCCGGCGGTGGCGCCGAGTCGGAACCGCGATCGTTCGCTGGCCCGGCCCGGTGCTCGCGGCTACCTGCGCGGTGGCGTTCGTCGGGCTGTTGGCCCTACCGAATTACCGGACAACTTACGATCTGCGCAGATTCGTGCCGGCCAACATGCCGGCCGTCGTCGGGGACGCGGCAGCGGGCCGGCACTTTTCCCAGTCGTGGCTGAACCCCGATGTGCTACTGATCGAGACCGATCATGACATGCGCACTCCCGTTGACATGCTGATCCTGGACAAGGTCGCAAAGGCCATCTTTCACAGCCCCGGAATCTCCCAGGTGAAATCGATAACCCGGCCCCTGGGAACGTCTCTCAAACATACGTCGATTCCGTTCATCATGAGCATGCAAGGAGTCTCGCAGGCCGAAAACATGCAATTCATGAAGGACCGCCTGGACGACATGGTGGTCCAAGCGGAAGCGATGACGGTATCCATCGACACGATGAAGCACATGTATCAACTCATGGGCGAAATCGTCGACAACACCGTCGATATGGATCACCTGACGCACGATATGTCGAACACCACCGACACCATCCGGGATCACCTTGCGGACTTGTCGGACTTCCTGCGGCCGATTGGCAGCTATTTCTACTGGGAAAAGCACTGTTTCGATATCCCGGCCTGCTGGGCTGTCAGGTCGATATTCGAAACGTTCGACAACATCGATCAGCTGAGTGAGAAATTGGAGTCGCTGGTCAAAGATATGGACGTTCTGATCCGGCTCTTACCGGAGATGCGCGCGCAGATGCTGCCGATGATTTCCACGATGACGATCATGCGCGACATGCTGGTCGTCTGGCACGGCACACTTGTGTCTTTCTACAAAGAGCAGGAGATGAACAGCAAAGACCCGGGCGCGATGGGCCGGGTCTTTGACGCCGCCCAGGTCGACGATTCGTTCTATCTTCCGCAGTCGGCCTTCGAGAATCCGGATTTCAAGCGCGGCCTGAAGATGTTCTTGTCGCCGGACGGCAAGGCGGCCCGCTTCATCATCGCCATGGACGGAGATCCCGCAACGCCCGAGGGCATCTCCCGCGTCGAGCCGATCCAGCTGGCGGCCAAGGAGGCCATCAAGGGAACCCCGATGCAGGGCGCGGCGATCTCGATGGGCGGCACGGCCTCGACGTACCGGGACATCCAACAGGGCGCCTTTTACGATCTGCTCATCGCGGGAGTCGCCGCGATCAGTCTGATCTTGATCATCATGATGATCGTGACCCGCAGCGTGATCGCGGCGGCCGTCATCGTCGGCACCGTGCTGGTGTCCTTGGGCTCCTCCTTCGGCCTGTCCGTACTGCTCTGGCAAGACATCCTCGGCATCGACCTGTACTGGCTGGTCCTGGCGATGTCGGTGATCCTGCTGCTGGCCGTCGGATCCGACTACAACCTGCTGCTGATCTCCCGACTCAAAGAGGAAATCGGCGCCGGACTGAATACCGGAATCATCCGTGCCATGGCCGGCACCGGCGGGGTCGTCACGGCGGCCGGGCTGGTGTTCGCCGTGACCATGTCGCTCTTCGTATTCAGCGACCTACGCATCATCGGCCAGATCGGCACCACCATCGGGTTGGGTCTGCTGTTCGACACGCTGATCGTGCGTTCGTTCATGACGCCGTCGATCGCCGCGTTGCTCGGGCGCTGGTTCTGGTGGCCGCAACAAGTACGCCCCCGCCCGGCCAGCCTGATGCTCAGGTCGTCGGGACCACGCCGACTAGTACGCGCCCTATTGCTGCCGCCCGCCGAAAAGTCACCGGAAATAGTGCGGCCTTAG
- a CDS encoding MmpS family transport accessory protein, with protein MVSVTRVVKRMWLLLAVIAIASVAGLGIYRLHSMFGVHGHPVVRVKADLDDPVFDPKQVTYEVFGPASTAKIAYLDPDARVQRLENIPLPWSQTVSTTLTSVTVNLLAQSNAGVIGCRIKVNGTTKDERSETGPKALTFCQVNAG; from the coding sequence ATGGTTTCGGTTACCCGAGTCGTGAAACGAATGTGGTTGCTGCTGGCCGTTATCGCGATCGCCAGCGTCGCGGGGCTCGGAATCTATCGCCTCCATAGCATGTTCGGCGTTCACGGACATCCCGTCGTCAGGGTCAAGGCTGATCTCGACGACCCGGTGTTCGACCCGAAACAAGTCACCTATGAAGTCTTCGGTCCTGCCTCGACCGCAAAGATCGCGTATTTGGACCCCGACGCGCGCGTGCAGCGTCTGGAGAATATTCCGCTGCCGTGGTCGCAAACGGTGTCGACGACGCTGACTTCGGTCACCGTCAACCTTCTGGCACAGAGCAACGCCGGCGTCATCGGCTGCCGAATCAAGGTGAACGGCACGACTAAGGACGAGCGATCCGAAACCGGACCGAAAGCCTTGACCTTCTGCCAGGTGAATGCCGGATGA
- a CDS encoding D-alanyl-D-alanine carboxypeptidase family protein, giving the protein MPRSRARLRSASCLAAAVFMTAAPAAAGMPAALAEPSPGANAGAPNCPYKVNTPPAVDSSEVPQAGDPPIPLAVPAKPVGGEALSSCGIVTAPDTPALPTDVSAEAWLVADLDSGAVIAAKDPHGRHRPASIIKVLVAMASLNALPLNKSVTGTADDASAEGTKVGVDDGGVYTVNQLLHGLLMHSGNDAAHALAMQLGGMQQAVEKINVLAAKLGGQDTRVATPSGLDGPGMSTSAYDIGLFYRYAWQNPTFADIVATKTFDFPGHGDHPGYELENDNQLLYKYPGALGGKTGYTDDAGQTFVGAANHDGRRLVAILLHGTRQPIAPWEQAAHLLDYGFATAQGTQVGALIAPDPSLTPNQNPAADRPGAGSQAAGLLPSADALPVRVGVGIIGAIVVFSLIMVARSMNRRAI; this is encoded by the coding sequence ATGCCCCGCTCAAGAGCCCGCCTACGTTCTGCATCCTGCCTGGCAGCGGCCGTTTTCATGACAGCCGCCCCGGCCGCTGCGGGCATGCCGGCCGCGCTGGCGGAGCCGAGCCCCGGGGCCAACGCCGGGGCGCCCAACTGCCCGTACAAGGTCAACACTCCACCCGCGGTGGATTCGTCGGAGGTGCCGCAGGCCGGCGATCCGCCGATCCCGCTGGCGGTGCCCGCCAAGCCGGTCGGCGGCGAGGCCCTGTCCAGCTGCGGGATCGTCACCGCGCCCGACACCCCGGCGCTGCCGACCGACGTCTCGGCCGAGGCCTGGCTGGTCGCGGATCTGGACAGCGGCGCGGTGATCGCGGCCAAGGATCCGCATGGCCGCCACCGCCCGGCCAGCATCATCAAGGTGCTGGTCGCGATGGCCTCGCTGAACGCGCTGCCGCTCAACAAGTCGGTGACCGGAACGGCCGACGACGCCTCCGCCGAAGGCACCAAGGTCGGCGTGGACGACGGCGGCGTCTACACCGTCAATCAGCTGCTGCACGGGCTGCTGATGCACTCCGGCAACGACGCTGCCCATGCGCTGGCCATGCAGCTGGGCGGGATGCAGCAGGCGGTGGAGAAGATCAACGTCCTAGCCGCCAAGCTCGGCGGCCAGGACACCCGGGTAGCGACACCGTCGGGACTGGACGGACCCGGCATGAGCACCTCGGCCTATGACATCGGCCTGTTCTACCGATACGCCTGGCAGAACCCGACTTTCGCCGATATCGTCGCGACGAAGACCTTCGACTTCCCCGGCCACGGCGACCACCCGGGCTACGAGCTGGAAAACGACAACCAGCTGCTCTACAAATATCCGGGCGCTCTTGGCGGCAAGACCGGCTACACCGACGATGCCGGCCAGACGTTCGTCGGCGCGGCAAACCACGATGGCCGACGGCTGGTGGCGATATTGCTGCACGGCACCCGGCAGCCGATCGCGCCCTGGGAGCAGGCGGCGCATCTGCTCGACTACGGCTTCGCCACCGCGCAGGGCACCCAGGTCGGCGCGCTGATCGCACCCGACCCGTCGCTGACGCCTAACCAAAACCCCGCCGCTGACCGGCCCGGCGCTGGGTCACAGGCGGCCGGGCTGCTGCCGTCGGCCGACGCGTTGCCGGTGCGGGTGGGCGTGGGCATCATCGGAGCGATCGTCGTGTTCTCGTTGATCATGGTCGCGCGCTCGATGAACCGCCGCGCCATATAA